One Nostoc punctiforme PCC 73102 DNA window includes the following coding sequences:
- a CDS encoding Uma2 family endonuclease has protein sequence MTTYFNYIPQSDPPLPPWETLPTMYDLPSDNPEEPGLPDDFHFLQPLLLYLTFQPINWNPELVYSAADLNLYYDLQHPLWYKRPDWFGVVGVGKLYKGQDFRLSYVTWQEPANPFVVVELLSPGTEDEDLGRRIESAADKPPSKWEVYERILRIPYYIVFSRYTNKLQAFQLVGGHYEPMNLTEGRLLMPEIDLSLGLWQGSFRDIERLWLRWFTLAGELIPAPTEEASAATQRAIIAEQQAIEAKQEAAQSKRKVEQLAERLRQLGLNADELDELL, from the coding sequence ATGACTACCTATTTTAACTATATTCCTCAATCTGATCCGCCGCTTCCTCCTTGGGAAACGCTACCAACGATGTATGATTTACCAAGTGACAACCCAGAGGAACCAGGCTTGCCAGACGATTTTCACTTTTTACAACCTTTACTTTTATACTTAACTTTTCAGCCCATTAACTGGAATCCCGAACTAGTTTACAGTGCTGCTGACCTTAATCTCTACTATGATTTGCAGCATCCTTTGTGGTATAAACGCCCAGATTGGTTTGGTGTAGTAGGAGTAGGAAAATTATACAAAGGGCAAGACTTCAGGTTAAGTTATGTAACTTGGCAAGAGCCAGCAAATCCCTTCGTGGTTGTTGAGTTATTATCTCCAGGTACGGAAGACGAAGATTTAGGCAGAAGAATAGAAAGTGCAGCAGATAAACCTCCTAGCAAATGGGAAGTTTATGAACGAATTTTGCGGATTCCCTACTATATTGTTTTTAGTCGCTACACAAATAAACTCCAGGCATTTCAGTTAGTCGGCGGTCACTATGAACCGATGAATTTAACCGAAGGGCGCTTACTAATGCCAGAAATAGATTTAAGTTTAGGCTTATGGCAGGGTTCATTTCGAGACATTGAAAGGTTGTGGTTGAGGTGGTTCACCTTGGCAGGAGAATTAATTCCCGCACCCACAGAGGAAGCCTCTGCTGCAACTCAACGAGCTATCATTGCAGAACAACAAGCTATAGAAGCTAAACAAGAAGCTGCTCAAAGTAAACGAAAAGTGGAACAATTAGCAGAACGTTTGCGTCAACTAGGCCTGAATGCTGATGAACTAGATGAATTATTGTAG
- a CDS encoding WD40 repeat domain-containing protein, whose product MSQKCDGQILASSSLDDTIKVWSVTTGREIRTLSGHSNEVKYVAISSDGQILASHTWDKTIKLWEVATGREICTLSLFDPAHSVAFSPDGSWLAAGDVSGNIKIWRRS is encoded by the coding sequence TTGAGCCAGAAGTGTGATGGGCAAATATTGGCTAGTAGTAGTTTAGACGACACTATCAAAGTGTGGTCAGTGACAACAGGCAGAGAAATTCGCACCCTTAGTGGTCATTCCAACGAGGTTAAATATGTCGCCATCAGTAGTGATGGGCAAATATTGGCTAGTCATACTTGGGACAAGACTATCAAACTGTGGGAAGTCGCAACAGGAAGAGAAATTTGCACCCTCAGTCTTTTCGACCCAGCTCATTCCGTCGCCTTTAGCCCCGATGGAAGTTGGCTGGCTGCTGGTGATGTCAGCGGAAATATCAAAATTTGGCGACGCAGCTAG
- a CDS encoding Uma2 family endonuclease, with product MTTLTQDYQITWEKLPDDYKLPDDPVDNINQPALAAALTESLQLAGKISVNTLTTTNYGICATLNNKIVIKAPDWAFIAKINVSREEVTRSYTPELQGDIPVIVMEFISDTQETEYSIKATYPPGKWFFYERILKVPNYIIFEPDSGSIEMYRLHNTEQYILQEPDENQRYWIAEMNLYLGVWQGTRENRTGKWLRWWDEQGNLLPWGGELAEQERQRAEQERQRAEQERQRAERLAAQLRAAGIEPEV from the coding sequence ATGACAACCCTCACCCAAGACTACCAAATCACTTGGGAAAAACTACCCGATGATTACAAACTCCCAGATGATCCAGTGGACAACATCAACCAACCAGCCTTAGCTGCTGCACTCACGGAAAGCCTACAATTAGCCGGAAAAATTTCAGTTAACACCCTAACAACAACTAATTATGGCATTTGTGCCACTCTAAACAACAAAATAGTCATTAAAGCGCCTGATTGGGCTTTCATTGCCAAAATTAATGTTAGTAGAGAAGAAGTAACACGCAGTTACACACCTGAATTACAGGGAGATATTCCCGTAATTGTAATGGAATTTATTTCCGATACACAGGAAACAGAATATTCTATCAAAGCGACATATCCCCCAGGAAAATGGTTTTTCTACGAGCGCATCTTAAAAGTGCCAAACTACATCATCTTTGAGCCAGATAGCGGCAGTATCGAAATGTATCGCTTACACAACACAGAACAGTACATTTTGCAAGAGCCTGATGAAAATCAACGCTACTGGATAGCAGAAATGAATCTTTACCTTGGGGTGTGGCAAGGTACTCGTGAAAACCGCACAGGAAAGTGGTTACGGTGGTGGGATGAACAAGGAAACCTTTTGCCTTGGGGTGGAGAATTAGCTGAACAGGAACGTCAACGTGCCGAACAAGAACGCCAACGCGCCGAACAGGAACGCCAACGTGCTGAACGACTAGCAGCACAATTGCGGGCGGCGGGGATTGAGCCAGAAGTGTGA